A genomic segment from uncultured Alistipes sp. encodes:
- a CDS encoding DUF4122 family protein — protein MEVKIYFAVKVLCALFVFYHLWVFLFCRKIYGLWDKLHNWARITRVRLWKYRKKRMAEKAKRERRKKIYGKDLLTEKPKPIQTVTPQKVEESPPVDDDPNEVMGKSNIIYYNDIEADRKIPTRSLPLKEVELPVDKDINPDDVEDNIEPQKGLTEEDKRELMEPEGVIPDPDFDKSLTYEDMNNLVDVLNSDNHDEQKSIRAASTIHHKLANTVILDFLVNKVSNGDKVNQLLQECLDANGNPLPKRRKASKVKSFDINKYA, from the coding sequence ATGGAAGTAAAGATATATTTTGCAGTAAAGGTCTTATGTGCCTTATTCGTATTCTATCATCTGTGGGTGTTCTTGTTTTGCCGTAAGATTTACGGTTTGTGGGACAAACTGCATAACTGGGCACGCATAACCCGTGTCAGATTATGGAAGTACCGAAAGAAACGAATGGCAGAAAAAGCCAAGCGTGAAAGGCGTAAGAAAATATACGGTAAGGATTTGCTTACGGAAAAGCCTAAACCAATCCAAACAGTAACGCCTCAAAAGGTTGAAGAGAGTCCTCCTGTTGATGATGATCCGAATGAGGTAATGGGAAAGTCCAATATCATATATTATAACGATATTGAAGCTGACCGGAAGATTCCGACCCGTTCTTTACCTCTGAAAGAGGTAGAACTGCCTGTAGATAAGGACATCAATCCCGATGATGTAGAGGATAACATCGAACCTCAGAAGGGTTTGACCGAAGAGGATAAGCGTGAGTTGATGGAGCCTGAAGGAGTAATACCTGATCCGGACTTTGACAAGTCCTTAACATATGAGGATATGAACAACCTTGTGGATGTGCTAAACTCAGATAATCATGACGAGCAGAAGTCTATTCGTGCAGCATCAACCATCCATCATAAGTTGGCTAATACGGTGATATTGGACTTCCTTGTCAATAAGGTAAGCAATGGAGATAAAGTAAATCAGTTGCTCCAAGAATGTTTGGATGCTAATGGAAATCCTCTGCCTAAACGAAGGAAAGCAAGTAAAGTCAAGTCGTTCGATATAAATAAGTATGCTTAG
- a CDS encoding DUF3408 domain-containing protein, with amino-acid sequence MAKKKVEVNEDMLKDIMVGDIPVFGRERPNYQEPKVIETEDSDTDSDTDSDTDSDTDSDEGTEAVASKPSTPKPRKKREETGTYKERYLVNIPASNRSHVYINREVADCIKRVLPVIAPDMSVSGYISNILVEHLQQHWDEINELYNKEYYKPLKPF; translated from the coding sequence ATGGCTAAGAAGAAAGTAGAAGTCAATGAGGATATGCTCAAAGACATTATGGTCGGTGATATCCCTGTCTTTGGCAGGGAGAGACCGAACTATCAGGAGCCGAAGGTCATTGAGACCGAGGATTCGGATACAGATTCGGATACAGATTCGGATACAGATTCGGATACAGATTCGGACGAAGGCACTGAGGCGGTAGCCTCAAAACCGAGTACCCCCAAGCCACGAAAGAAGCGTGAGGAAACAGGTACATATAAAGAGAGGTATCTTGTGAATATACCTGCCTCAAACCGCTCTCACGTATATATTAACCGCGAAGTGGCGGACTGCATCAAACGGGTGTTGCCTGTCATTGCTCCCGATATGAGTGTATCAGGTTACATCAGTAATATCCTTGTGGAGCATTTGCAGCAACACTGGGATGAGATTAACGAGTTATATAATAAAGAGTATTACAAACCATTAAAGCCATTTTAG
- a CDS encoding nucleotidyl transferase AbiEii/AbiGii toxin family protein, whose translation MSKWIDFSIDERKAMIQGVVEAKNIDEAAAEKDWWVTAILYALFHTKASEYLLFKGGTSLSKGWDIIDRFSEDIDLALGRDFFLNEMNLSCANCTSNTQIHKFREKAQDYLFGEFKDDLKEQLANLGLDVIVLAENEVVDENGELKKVDHDKDPSVIFVQYPSLYNSDAPYAIPTVKIEISVLSMAEPYEMKRISSLVEQVYKNEDVDSDIVQTIKTVSPARTFLEKAFLLCEEYQKKEPRTYRMSRHFYDLEKLSHTDYMDKALNDSNLYYDIVEHRKKFYHVGYVDYDKELPESITIVPSEELVPKYEVDYSDMRSSFIYGEALEFADLLKFLETLQERFRKVPPRATAE comes from the coding sequence ATGAGTAAATGGATAGACTTTTCGATAGATGAACGCAAGGCCATGATACAGGGCGTTGTGGAAGCAAAGAATATTGATGAAGCCGCAGCGGAGAAAGATTGGTGGGTAACAGCCATATTGTACGCCTTGTTCCACACAAAGGCTTCCGAGTATCTACTTTTCAAAGGCGGTACAAGTTTGAGTAAAGGTTGGGATATTATAGACCGTTTCAGTGAAGATATTGACTTGGCTCTTGGTCGTGACTTCTTCTTAAATGAAATGAATCTGTCGTGTGCCAACTGCACCAGCAACACTCAAATCCACAAGTTCAGAGAAAAGGCTCAGGATTATCTTTTCGGTGAATTTAAAGATGACTTGAAAGAACAACTGGCAAATTTAGGGTTGGATGTGATTGTACTTGCAGAAAATGAAGTCGTTGATGAAAATGGTGAACTAAAGAAGGTGGATCACGATAAAGACCCATCTGTGATTTTTGTTCAATATCCATCACTCTATAATAGCGACGCTCCCTATGCAATACCGACTGTGAAGATTGAAATCAGTGTCCTTTCTATGGCTGAACCATACGAAATGAAACGCATATCTTCATTGGTTGAACAGGTCTATAAGAATGAAGATGTTGATTCTGATATTGTTCAGACCATCAAGACCGTGAGTCCTGCAAGGACATTCTTAGAGAAGGCATTTTTGCTTTGTGAGGAATACCAAAAGAAAGAGCCAAGAACATATCGTATGTCTCGCCATTTCTATGATTTGGAAAAGTTATCACATACCGATTATATGGATAAGGCATTGAATGACTCTAACCTTTATTATGACATTGTAGAGCATAGAAAGAAATTCTATCATGTCGGATATGTAGATTATGATAAGGAACTGCCAGAATCCATTACGATTGTTCCAAGTGAAGAACTTGTCCCGAAATATGAGGTGGACTACAGCGATATGCGTTCCAGCTTTATCTATGGAGAGGCTCTGGAGTTTGCAGATTTGCTCAAGTTCCTCGAAACGTTGCAGGAACGATTCCGAAAAGTTCCTCCAAGAGCAACAGCAGAGTAA
- the mobA gene encoding conjugal transfer protein MobA produces the protein MQTNNRKNQRKGVGRKPKLDPAIHRYVVRLTSEENGHFDIQFQKSGFKERSKFLKALIFEREVKVVKLDKAAMDYYIRLTNFYHQFQAIGNNYNQTVRAVKTNFGDKRAFALVAKLEKATLELVVLSKQIIALTREFEERHLNRKSGG, from the coding sequence ATGCAGACGAACAACAGGAAAAACCAAAGAAAAGGTGTAGGCAGGAAACCGAAATTAGATCCAGCTATACATCGCTATGTGGTCCGATTGACATCGGAAGAGAACGGACACTTCGACATCCAATTCCAAAAATCAGGATTCAAGGAGAGGTCGAAATTTCTAAAGGCTCTAATCTTCGAGCGTGAAGTAAAGGTAGTAAAACTCGACAAGGCGGCTATGGATTATTACATACGTCTCACGAATTTCTACCATCAGTTCCAAGCCATCGGTAACAACTACAATCAGACGGTGCGAGCCGTAAAAACCAACTTTGGGGATAAGCGGGCATTCGCCCTTGTCGCCAAGTTGGAGAAAGCCACACTGGAGTTGGTAGTATTGAGCAAACAGATTATCGCCCTCACGCGCGAGTTTGAGGAGAGGCACTTGAACCGTAAAAGCGGAGGTTGA
- a CDS encoding DUF3408 domain-containing protein — protein sequence MIETIVNITTGACYLVTAGVIVKYIYSRFVQHKNHQGTNIPMVKKQTIVALVENPSLSEDTSSAKGIDKAEYKKRFLGSYMMKNLVQVYIDRSSHECMKRFLSIAAPDTSMAGYVSRIIKDHIAENATTINKIFEDSKTKLF from the coding sequence ATGATTGAAACAATAGTAAATATCACAACAGGAGCTTGTTATTTGGTAACAGCAGGCGTTATCGTAAAGTATATCTATAGTCGATTTGTGCAACACAAAAATCATCAGGGAACTAATATTCCTATGGTGAAGAAACAGACCATAGTTGCTCTTGTAGAGAATCCATCGCTATCTGAAGATACTTCTTCGGCAAAAGGAATTGATAAAGCTGAATATAAAAAGAGATTCCTTGGTAGTTATATGATGAAAAATCTCGTCCAGGTCTATATTGATAGAAGTAGTCATGAATGTATGAAGCGATTTTTATCAATTGCTGCACCAGATACTAGTATGGCAGGCTATGTCAGTAGAATTATCAAAGACCATATTGCTGAAAATGCTACGACTATCAATAAGATTTTTGAGGATAGTAAAACTAAACTCTTTTAG
- a CDS encoding ParA family protein, whose protein sequence is MSKECLLVAISNQKGGVGKSALTVVLASYLHYEKDLNVAIIDCDSPQHSLVRMRERDKKAISASPYHQQLVEKQWERIQKRAYPIIGSTAEKAREAADKLAEKENLDIVFVDLPGTVQSTGVFRTIVNMDYVLTPSIPDLIVMQSTLSFATTVLDYAKSQKDVPLKDIIFFWNRLKKRSNTDVLKTYSQIMGELNLSVLDSTLPDLCRYEKEITHAKKSFFRCTMLPPPAKLLKGSGIGELADELIVKLKLK, encoded by the coding sequence ATGAGTAAAGAGTGTTTGTTAGTTGCTATCAGCAACCAGAAAGGCGGGGTTGGTAAGTCAGCCCTTACGGTAGTACTCGCCAGCTACCTTCACTATGAGAAAGACCTTAATGTCGCAATCATCGACTGCGACTCACCGCAGCACAGCCTCGTGCGTATGCGTGAGCGTGACAAGAAGGCAATCTCTGCAAGTCCCTATCATCAGCAGCTCGTGGAGAAGCAATGGGAACGCATACAAAAGAGAGCATATCCCATCATCGGCTCTACGGCAGAAAAGGCAAGAGAGGCGGCAGACAAACTTGCCGAGAAGGAGAACTTGGATATTGTCTTTGTGGATCTTCCAGGAACGGTACAATCAACGGGTGTCTTCCGCACCATAGTTAATATGGACTATGTGCTTACACCTTCAATTCCCGATTTGATTGTGATGCAGAGTACGCTATCCTTTGCCACCACTGTATTGGACTATGCAAAGAGCCAGAAGGATGTTCCCCTTAAAGACATCATCTTCTTCTGGAACAGGCTCAAGAAGCGTAGCAATACGGATGTGTTGAAGACCTACTCGCAGATTATGGGAGAGTTGAACCTATCCGTTCTCGATTCCACTCTGCCTGACCTATGCAGGTATGAGAAGGAGATTACACACGCGAAAAAGTCATTCTTCCGCTGCACGATGTTACCGCCTCCTGCGAAACTTCTTAAGGGCAGTGGTATCGGAGAATTGGCCGATGAGCTGATTGTGAAACTTAAACTGAAATAG